GACAATAAATTAGCGACTTATTTTATCGATAATTTTAAAAGAGCTTTTGACGGTGTTAATCGGGACTTACAAAATGAATATTCAAATTATTTTGTTAATGAAATGCCATTAACATTAGATGAAGAAAGAAATGTTGTAAAAGTAACTTTCATTGATGTTGAAAACTTACGTGATAAATTTCCAGCTGATGTTAAACCAGAATTGTTTTCAGCAGTGCGTGTTGATTATAAAGCGACAATTCAATTAAAATTTAAACAAATGTATGCTAGTTTTGAAGTATCAAGTATTTATAATGTTGCAGAAAATGTTTCAGCATTACAAGTTTTTTCAGACAAAGCTGTTAGTTTTTTAATTAAAAATATTAAAGACTATTTTAATGAATTAGAAAGCACTAATTTTAGTGAAAATGAAATCTTTAAACCATTATATGAAAAGATAAATTGAGATTTTTCTAAAAATACTGTTGCTTTAAATGATACATTAAAAAATGCTGTTAAAAACTATATTGCAAGTAAAAAAGAATTTAAAGATATTACAATAAGCTATAATGCTGTTGACTTACTTGAACAAGACCAAAAAGGGGATTTAACCTTTGAAAATAAGGGATATGATGGTTTATCAACATCTAGAGATCCAAAAGAGTTAACATTATCAAATTGAATTAAAGAGAAAGGACCAGAATGAAAGGACCTTGATGATATAACAGCAAGTGATTTCACTAATTTTTATAAAACTAGAGTTGCTTCAGTCTTTAATGTTGATGATAATATTGATTTAGTTTTAGGAACATTTAAAGTTAAATTAAATTATTTTAACATTTATGGTTTAGGTTTAACTGGGACAGTAAAAAACAAAGATAATGAAGATGTTACAATTACTTTAAACTTATCATGTTCAGCAATTGATAAAAAATTAACAAATTGAGGGAAAATAATTATTGCCTTTATAAAATATCTAAATGGGGCGTCAATTAATAGAAACGCAGTTAATTTTGGAATACCAAAAGAAATATATAGTAAAATGTGAACAAGAAACCAAAAAAATGGTCTAAAAGATGTTGCAAAATTGTTAGTTGAAAGTTTTAAAGCAACTGATGAAGTAAAAGATTTAGAGGACCTTGAGTCATTTAATTTGAGATCACACCCTTTATTTGAAAAGGTTAAAGGTGAATCTATTGCTAATGATAGTAGCGTCTTATCTTGAAATAATCAAACACTAGAATGTTGAGCAATTTTATTTACCTTTGGCGAAGATTTAGACACTGGATTATTTTATTCGTTTGCTTCCAGACAACAAAATGCTGAAATTGGAACAGAGAACACTGGTGTTAATTTGAGAATGTTTAGAAAAGTTTAATTTAAAAGTTAAACTTTTTTATTTTGCTTACTAAATCTTTTTTTGTCTAAATAAATTACTTTCCGTTTAAAAAATAAATAATAAAGATAAGAAGGATTTTTATTATGAAAGAATTGATTCAAAATGGGGTAATAGTTCAATGTTATTAATGATAAAATAATTGTGACAAGGGAGTGTACCCATTAAATAGGACAAAATTTTATTTATTTTATTTTCTTAATGATACCCTAGTTGTATTATAAAATTCAATATATTTTTTAATAATAATTATGTCTTTTATTTTATTTTGGGTATTCTAATTATTATAGAAGGTTTCACACTTTAATCTAGCATGGAAACTTTCTTGCACAGCATTATCAACTGGAGTAGTTATTGCTGAGTAACTTATTCTAAATTTATATTTTCTACAGAATTCGATGTACTCTGTAGCAGTATAAATTGAGACTTGATCTGAATGAATTATTAATTTCTTCAGATCTTTTTTATTTGAAACTGTTGCTATCGCTTTTAATAAAGTGTTTATTAATACTGAAGTTGTCATTGAATCTGAGATTGTATAAGCAATTACTTTTCTTGTTGCTAAATCAATGAATGAAATTAAATTAGATTTTTCAGTATGCTTATGTTTAATGACAGTTACATCAGTACTTCATACTTGATTTGGTTTCAATTGTTTAAATTTACGTTTTAGTAAATTCTTTTTGTTTATTTGGCTTAATAATTTTTTAATATGACGGGAACGATTTTTTCAGTAGAAAGGTATAATCCCGTGTTCTTTAAAGATTCGTTGAAGACGTTTTTTATTAACCGCGAGATTGAATTTCTTAAATAGGTAAATTTTTCATCTTCTTATTCCAAAGGAGCTAAGAAATTTGTTATTAAGTTTTTCATTTTGAATAAGGGTAATAATTCCTTCATCGGCTTTTATTAATGAATTTTTTGCTTGTAAATAACGATAATAATTTGACCGTGTAATTTCAATAGCCTCACATAATAAATTAATTGAAAAGTATTTTGTATGGTCTTTAATAAATTTTATTTTTTCTTTTGTTGTGACCGGATGAAGGTTTGATACTTTTTTAAGATTTGATTTTTTGCTTCAAGTTTCTGTATTTGTTTTTTTAAATCTAAATTAATTTTCTTATTTGTTTTTAATTGAGTGTTTTTTGCAAGCAGTTGCTTTTGTTTCATCTTTAGACTACGCAAATGATTTAGTGATAATTGTAAGATAGTTTTTACTGTCTTATTAGACACATTTTCATCTTGTAAGTAATCTGTTTGTTTTGAATGACTAATTCATGTTGCTAATGTACCAATTGGAATCGAATATTTTATTGATATTAACTTGTATGAATAATGATTAAGATAGAAATTTTGTATAATTTGATTTTTTAAGTCTTGATCATATTTATTAAATTTTTGTCCTTTTTGTGCCATTGTGTAAACTCCTCTTAAATAGTATTTTATCTTTTTTTCTGTCCTCATTTAAGGGTACATATCCCCCAAAACGGGTGCAGTGATATATACTGAAAAAAGCAATTTCTATTGCTTTTTTTTTTTTTTTTTTTTTTTTTAAATAAAATTAAAATAGGAAAAACTTAACACTGAGTAAAAATAAATACTGGCGGTTTATAAAACAATAATATTAATATTATTTTAGTTTAAAAAGATGGAAGTGATTATATCGTATAGTGTAATAACGAGTATTAAACTAAACAATCCAAAGACAGAATGTGAGAAAATAATGAATGAAGATTTAAATAATGTTAGATATCAAATTTTAAAATATGAAAATGATTTAGATAAATTTGTTAGTGATTTATATTATTTT
This genomic window from Spiroplasma sp. SV19 contains:
- a CDS encoding lipoprotein, with amino-acid sequence MKKLLSILGAVTLVGTAVPNVISCHNKKITNNNELNTKDLEVFNEIQIEATKRINQKIKNNAYVDSSKNNLSKIYSKVNKGDTEPYQLKLSNPEDNKLATYFIDNFKRAFDGVNRDLQNEYSNYFVNEMPLTLDEERNVVKVTFIDVENLRDKFPADVKPELFSAVRVDYKATIQLKFKQMYASFEVSSIYNVAENVSALQVFSDKAVSFLIKNIKDYFNELESTNFSENEIFKPLYEKINWDFSKNTVALNDTLKNAVKNYIASKKEFKDITISYNAVDLLEQDQKGDLTFENKGYDGLSTSRDPKELTLSNWIKEKGPEWKDLDDITASDFTNFYKTRVASVFNVDDNIDLVLGTFKVKLNYFNIYGLGLTGTVKNKDNEDVTITLNLSCSAIDKKLTNWGKIIIAFIKYLNGASINRNAVNFGIPKEIYSKMWTRNQKNGLKDVAKLLVESFKATDEVKDLEDLESFNLRSHPLFEKVKGESIANDSSVLSWNNQTLECWAILFTFGEDLDTGLFYSFASRQQNAEIGTENTGVNLRMFRKV
- a CDS encoding DDE-type integrase/transposase/recombinase; this encodes MKPNQVWSTDVTVIKHKHTEKSNLISFIDLATRKVIAYTISDSMTTSVLINTLLKAIATVSNKKDLKKLIIHSDQVSIYTATEYIEFCRKYKFRISYSAITTPVDNAVQESFHARLKCETFYNN